GCTATAGTTAAAATGACATTGATGTACAACCGATCGATTTGCAATAAAAGTGTACACAAGAATGCATTCAACTTAAAAGGGTATCGTGACTAAAATAGTGGTGTTGGGGGTTTTTTGTAAGATAAGATGTTCTCTTATCCGCGTTGATAAGACAAAGAATGATCAATTTGGGGGGTTTTATTCAGAACTTGCTTGTAAGCAAAAactgtatttaaataaaatatattggtTGATGCTTTTTTTGTGCCTCTCGCAGCTACTGAGTTACCTGCAGTCGAGaggctttgtttttattttcgtttgaaTCGCTCGATACAAAGCTAAGACTGCGGAAGGTTTGAGTGCCACAAAACATATTTGGGTTTTATCAAAAAGCtacatttgtttgtttggaaTATTAGATCTGCATCCACTTGATGGCCAATCAGCGTTATTCAAAATAAAGAAATCAAATACGAAATTAAGTTGATACCTACTTTTGCTGATGTGAGGCCTGACTATGCtcatttcgtttattttaaaatcacATTCCTATTTTATGTACCATTTGTTGAATTGCCAAAGGAATAAGTGCCTTGTATTCTCTCCATCGCTTCGAACTAAAATTTTGCTTAATTAACAGCAGTATTgattattaaattaaacaaaaacgaTAGGGTGAAACTTCAGAACAGTAAGGAGATTTCAATAGCTCTCTGATTTAGTTGGACCAGGCTAAGAGCTGCTTCATGACTGGATCATCTGTAATGCAAGGTAATAGTTAATTATCGAATGTGGACCCAAATGCGGTGACTGAACTCACCATCATCCTCCGCTGCAGTCGTGGTTGTCgcctttttcttttctttggcCTTCTCAGGCAAATCTTCTGTGGGTGCTTCTGGCAATGTGGGCGTCGGCTCGGGTATGCCAATGATTTCCTTATCAAAGTTCTCCTGCTCCAGCTCGTCGAGTTCCCGCTCGAGATCCTCATCGTCCAGATCGGCACCGAATGCCACTGGGTTGGAAATGGCATCGGAAATCTCGCGGGCCACGTCCTGCTGCTCGGCAATGTCATCCATCATGTCGTGCACCTTGTCCACGTCCCTGCATGAAAGTGAAAGTTAGTGCCTGGTTGATACAATGGCACAAATCCATGACTCACATATTTTGATGGGCTGTCTTGAGGGCATCCGCGGCATTCTTCATCGTGGTCAAGACGGCAGTGTTTGTGTTGGCGCTCTCCAGAGCCTCGCGCTGCATTTCAATGGTGGACAGGGTGCCATCGATCTGCTGGAGTTGCTTCTCCAggcgcttcttcttcttgaGAGCTTGCAGGGCCACTGAAAATGTTCCAAGTGGAGGGATTAGAAGGTTTCGAGGACTGCCTTATGTATATATTCGAAATATGATTTGGCCAATTCGCAATGCGTGGTTTGAAATTACTCTACTGCATGGCTTGTGTTTGTTTtgggtattaaaagtaatgtttatattacgtTCTGAGCGATTTGCGGACACGTCCAGGCATCGAATGGTATGCGGGTGAAAAGGCAAAGAGATACATATTGTTTATTGAGTTTTCTATTTGCTAGCAGTATGGGATACTGATTAACTGGGAGGAGGCCTCGCGgccgcaacaaaaacaaagcaatGAGTCATTCCCCTTGTCCCATCTGAGTGACCAACTAGGACTCCAAGGACCTCGTCGGACTCCATGCATAcctcttttgtttttggacGCATTCTTGCGGGCTATATTCAGTTCGTCCTCGATCTTGGCCTCCAGGAACTCCTGTTTTTTGATGAGCATGTTCTCCGTCTCGCGCAGCTTCTGTATCGCCTCGCCGGTGGTGGGGGCCACCTCCTTCTTGCCGCCGAACATCTTCCCGAAGAAACTCATCCTGGCTGATCTGTTTTTTCACCCGAAACTATCGAACAAGTACGTTTTTTCCTGCTATTGCGTTTCTTGGTTGTCTGGGAGCTGTTGTTCGTATGCGTCACCCGATAACGATTGCCGTCGCCTATCGTTATCGCCTTTGTGTATGCGCTTGGCGGAGTGGCATATTTCTCTCTTACGCAGCTGGCCACTCTGGTTGGCAAACgccgaaaaataaataaatatattcggTGCATTTTCACATTTTGCACTACTGCCAACAAGTAGAAACCCGAATTTCTGGATTGAGCCTACCACTTAAGTTTCGTTTGACAAGGAACCAGGGTCCAACTGAAAATGGCCAACCGCACGGTGAAGGAGGCCAAAAACGTGCACGGCACCAATCCGCAGTACCTCATCGAGAAGATCATCCGTTCGAGGATATACGACTCCAAGTACTGGAAGGAACAGTGCTTTGCTCTTACGGCGGAGCTGCTGGTGGACAAAGCAATGGAGCTGCGATTCGTCGGAGGCGTCTACGGCGGCAACATCAAGCCCACCCAGTTCCTCTGCCTCACACTGAAGATGCTGCAGATTCAGCCGGAAAAGGACATCGTAGTGGAGTTTATTAAGAACGAGGAATTCAAGTACGTGCGAGCGTTGGGAGCCTTCTATCTACGTCTCACAGGAGCTGCCCTGGACTGCTACAAGTACCTGGAGCCGTTGTACATCGATAATCGAAAGCTGCGCCGCCAGAATCGCGCCGGCCAGTTCGAGATTGTCTACATGGATGAGTACATAGACGAACTGCTGCGCAACGACCGTGTCTGCGACATTATACTGCCCCGAATCCAGAAGCGCTCCATTCTTGAGGAGAACAACGAAATCGAGCCCAAGGTGTCAGTACTGGATGAGGACTTGGACGACGAACTGCCCAGCGACGAGGAGAAGGCGGACGAGACCAATCGGCCTAAGGAGAATTCTACAGCAGTGAGACGACCACGAAGAGTTCGCTCCAAGTCAAGGTCCCGCAGTCGGGAGCGCGAGCGAAGATCTGGGCAGGGCAACAACGCCCGCTCCCGGGATTACTACGACGAACTGGAAGACTACGACCGCCAGCGAAATAGGGTGCGTAATCGGGACACCCACAACGAGGACTATGACCGCCGGCAAAACAGTGGACGCCAGGATCGCGAACGAGAGCGCCAAGATCGCGACAGTATCAGGGAGCGCGAGAGGGACGGCGACAGAGATCGCCGCGATAGGGAACGAGACCGCGAACGTGACCGTGGCCGTCATGACCAGCGGGAACGAGACTCGCGAGGAGAACGTGACCGTCGACGCTactaaaattataaataaattgaattaaataacCAGTAAAAAGTCACAGAAAATTCAAACCACAAACTCTTAATTCGCCGCAAGTTGGCATCCCTAGCAATAAGAAtcgaaaatcgaaatcaaaacaataacacagaagaagaagaagttaatcagctgttgctgcttgcATTTAGAAAGTTTCGAATAGCGTAACGTTAACTGCGGGAGAATCCAGCCAGCTGTATTTGTGAAAATAATACACGTACCAGGGATTTAAGCAGCGATAAATACGCGTTAATCAGCAGTAAAGCAGCTGAAGCTTTAGTATCTGAAAACTCGCCGTCGCGTTTGGAAGACTTTTTGAGGGAACTGCGCAGCGTTCTGGTGAATGAATTGTAAATTCCATTATCTCCGGTAGACTGGCGGAAGCTAGACGCTTCACCGAGCTCCGTTTGCGATAGGTAGCAAGTATTGACGGGACGGAACGGCAGTATGCCTCGCTCCGATACGGAGGCTTTGGTGGCCGATGTGGAGACTGGCGAAGATTCGGCGCCACGCATACTGGACGCATCCTCTGCGGCCAGCAGTGAGCAGGTGGACCCACCTCCGGTACCGCCGCCTCATGAttacagcagttatcgctggTTTATCCTGGAGCCCGcagtttttttaattttcttcgCCAGAAATTTAATTGGTATGTCGACCATAGGGCAGTAAATCCGATTGGCTGCATCATTCAATTAACTTTGTGTGCGTTTTAGGGGCGGTTTATCAGAACCAAATCCTCTACCAGACCTGCATCACCATCGAGAAATTCAATGCCACGCAATGTGAACCGTTGCTGGGCATTGATCGCGGATCGGACGCGGATAAAGTAAGTATTTAATTTGACCCACAACCATATACAtagtatatacatacatatcatCATGTTCAATTTGATATCTGTACTTTGTGTAGTTGCTGTTCTCGTGCCTGGTTTGGCTTGAGCAGTTGTTATCTCTGTGCAAATTATTTTCGCTGCTTTGCTGGGCGTTTCGTGTTGTGATTTTATGGCGATGAGGAAAATGacaatttttaacaaatttattcAGTAACTGTAAGcaaaaacttaaatttaagttaaaaaaaaaattcttttgaaCAGTTTTAAAACCCTAATTAATTTATCACAATATTAACTTGCTTTACGAGTAATTGCTACTATTATGACTGTTGTATAGAACAATGTATTTCGCATTTGTCTCGCCGAGATTAATGCATTCTTCAAAGACGTGACCTACTTATTCTTGGTATATCAGCATCCGACGTGACAAAGTAAAATCAAATTAGCAAATCGTTTCAATCTTATGCAAAACTGCCATTGTTTGGAGCTTAGAGATAAGGTAATTAGAACGCCAGTCGAGGCTTATCAACGGCCGGAATAGAAGTAAGCAAAATCCTTTGTTACTGCATTTCGAAGCAGTATCGAAGTATTTGCTGGGAAAGCGttgaaattataattatacGTACGAGATATGGCACATTGACTCATCCACAGTTGTGCAGTGTACTAAAGTGAACTTCTGTTTTTTCAGGAAGTCGAGGTGATAGTACAGACGTATTCTGCAAATATTATGATGACAACCTCTCTGCTAGAGAGCATTATTCCTGCCTTCGCGAGTCTGTTCCTGGGTCCCTGGTCCGATAAGTTCGGAAGGCGGCCAATCCTGCTGACAACTTTTACGGGTACATTATTACCAGCCAGGCCATCTTAATTGCATCTTGTATAATAACCTCTTATTACATTTAAAGGCTACCTCACTGGCGCACTCATACTGATAGTAATCACGTACATAACGAGGTCCACGAATATAAGTCCATGGTGGTTCCTCCTGTCCTCGGTTCCCTCCGTCCTAAGCGGCGGAACTTGCGCCTTGATTACGGGAATCTATTGCTACATATCAGATGTGGCCAAGGAGCGAAAGAAGGCTCTGAGGTGAGTGGGGAGCCTTGATTTATCAATCCAACGAATGCCATTTCAATTTGATATATTATTTGACAGAATGGTCCTCAATGAGGCCTCCCTCTGTGCTGGCATAATGATGGGCAATGTGGCCAGTGGTTATATCTATGCTGCCACAAATGCTCTGGTGTTGTTTTCCATTGCTGGTAGCCTGATGATGCTTGCCTTGATGTACGTGCTTCTGTTTGTACCTGAAAGCCTAAATCCAGGTGAAATACACACCGGAGTAAGTGGTTTCTAGAGCTAAGAGGAAACTGGTATCTTAACTCTCTTTTCCTTATTTTAGTCGCGAGTCCGTGAGTTCTTCCGTTTCGATTTGGTCAAGGACCTGATTCGCACCTGCTTTAAGAGGCGCCCCA
This genomic interval from Drosophila mauritiana strain mau12 chromosome 2R, ASM438214v1, whole genome shotgun sequence contains the following:
- the LOC117137828 gene encoding pre-mRNA-splicing factor 38, with the translated sequence MANRTVKEAKNVHGTNPQYLIEKIIRSRIYDSKYWKEQCFALTAELLVDKAMELRFVGGVYGGNIKPTQFLCLTLKMLQIQPEKDIVVEFIKNEEFKYVRALGAFYLRLTGAALDCYKYLEPLYIDNRKLRRQNRAGQFEIVYMDEYIDELLRNDRVCDIILPRIQKRSILEENNEIEPKVSVLDEDLDDELPSDEEKADETNRPKENSTAVRRPRRVRSKSRSRSRERERRSGQGNNARSRDYYDELEDYDRQRNRVRNRDTHNEDYDRRQNSGRQDRERERQDRDSIRERERDGDRDRRDRERDRERDRGRHDQRERDSRGERDRRRY
- the LOC117137829 gene encoding charged multivesicular body protein 4c, whose protein sequence is MSFFGKMFGGKKEVAPTTGEAIQKLRETENMLIKKQEFLEAKIEDELNIARKNASKNKRVALQALKKKKRLEKQLQQIDGTLSTIEMQREALESANTNTAVLTTMKNAADALKTAHQNMDVDKVHDMMDDIAEQQDVAREISDAISNPVAFGADLDDEDLERELDELEQENFDKEIIGIPEPTPTLPEAPTEDLPEKAKEKKKATTTTAAEDDDDPVMKQLLAWSN
- the LOC117137826 gene encoding proton-coupled folate transporter, whose protein sequence is MPRSDTEALVADVETGEDSAPRILDASSAASSEQVDPPPVPPPHDYSSYRWFILEPAVFLIFFARNLIGAVYQNQILYQTCITIEKFNATQCEPLLGIDRGSDADKEVEVIVQTYSANIMMTTSLLESIIPAFASLFLGPWSDKFGRRPILLTTFTGYLTGALILIVITYITRSTNISPWWFLLSSVPSVLSGGTCALITGIYCYISDVAKERKKALRMVLNEASLCAGIMMGNVASGYIYAATNALVLFSIAGSLMMLALMYVLLFVPESLNPGEIHTGSRVREFFRFDLVKDLIRTCFKRRPNFDRAIIWLTMIALTIAIFDMEGESTVNYMFVQDKFNWTIKDFSLFNASRIVIQIVGSIVGMVVLRRVLKMSIVTMAMLSLACCVLESTVRATAVYWQELYLGMTLGMMRGVMGPMCRAILSHVAPATEVGKIFALTTSMESVSPLGAAPLYTTVYKATLENYPGAFNFISAGLYFVCYILIAVIFGIQNSMGSSSVYQAIGS